A section of the Lineus longissimus chromosome 1, tnLinLong1.2, whole genome shotgun sequence genome encodes:
- the LOC135493861 gene encoding dehydrogenase/reductase SDR family member 11-like gives MDRWKDRVALVTGASGSIGLAIARTLAMHGMQVVICGRNFEKLKEVAEELNQYGSGSVYGCDITQEDEILAMFEKVNDKYGGVDVMINAAGLANGAALTTGKTSDWKRMIDVNILGAAICSREAINSMKRFDADDGHIININGLSGHRVEQNASTHFYAATKFALTAMTEGLRQELRDKRSHIKVSQISPGVVQNEFLGGRTPLESNSYKAIEGQDVADIVRSILSTPPHVQIHDVLVRPLDQSH, from the exons atggACCGCTGGAAGGATCGAGTTGCTTTGGTGACTGGAGCCTCTGGTTCTATTGGCTTGGCCATAGCTAGAACGCTTGCAATGCATGGAATGCAAGTGGTGATATGCGGAAGGAACTTTGAAAAATTGAAG GAGGTAGCAGAAGAATTGAACCAGTATGGTTCCGGTTCCGTTTATGGCTGCGACATCACTCAAGAAGATGAGATTCTGGCCATGTTCGAGAAGGTCAATGACAAATATGGCGGCGTTGACGTCATGATCAATGCAGCGGGATTAGCCAATGGTGCAGCACTTACCACCGGCAAGACTTCTGATTGGAAGAGAATGATAGAT GTGAATATTCTTGGAGCAGCAATCTGCTCAAGAGAAGCAATAAATTCCATGAAGAGGTTTGACGCAGACGATGGGCATATCATAAACATCAACGG TCTGAGTGGCCACCGAGTTGAACAAAACGCTTCGACACATTTCTATGCAGCAACAAAATTCGCACTGACCGCTATGACGGAAGGACTGCGGCAGGAATTGAGAGATAAGAGGTCGCACATTAAGGTTTCG CAAATATCACCGGGAGTAGTACAAAATGAATTCCTAGGCGGAAGAACTCCATTAGAGTCAAACTCGTATAAG GCGATTGAGGGCCAAGACGTTGCCGATATAGTGCGATCCATCCTCTCTACACCGCCTCACGTCCAG ATCCACGATGTTTTGGTGCGCCCACTAGATCAGAGTCACTAA
- the LOC135501722 gene encoding cysteinyl leukotriene receptor 1-like, producing the protein MVTSTGYQNVTTSQDVSMSQTADPSDILDALLYYNSSYLTPILVIFGVINNLLVLVVMSLPQYRKHVSCLYLRALAVFDIINLLGIGTVLTKNVMVAMIARYGDPFCAALSFCSYFSPNASSWVIIAITFTRFVAVMFPLKAHLITTFKAANIYIAVTVIAFCVWASPSLVFSKAPKGESTRAFRCVLLIPVSVNASYEMAHSILALMLPFFVLLVLNLSIMNKMNRRNKSVERMTVSATDTKEERSVIVMVFGVTIAFLVLVLPYVIQTIVWQVLLAYKELNPYQIKQRNFSYTMASMFYATNCSINFFLYFITCRKFRQDFKSVILCECLLAQKG; encoded by the coding sequence ATGGTTACTTCGACTGGATATCAAAATGTTACAACGTCGCAAGATGTTTCAATGTCGCAAACTGCAGATCCATCGGATATTCTGGATGCTCTCCTCTATTACAACAGCAGTTACCTCACGCCCATTCTTGTGATATTCGGCGTAATAAATAATCTTTTGGTATTGGTAGTCATGTCTCTACCGCAGTATAGAAAACACGTCAGTTGCCTCTACCTCAGAGCATTAGCAGTCTTCGACATAATAAACTTGTTAGGAATCGGGACAGTACTAACAAAGAACGTCATGGTAGCAATGATAGCAAGGTATGGCGACCCATTCTGTGCAGCTTTGTCATTTTGCTCATATTTTTCACCAAATGCGTCCTCTTGGGTGATCATAGCCATTACCTTTACGCGATTCGTTGCAGTGATGTTTCCCCTGAAGGCGCACCTGATAACAACATTCAAGGCAGCAAATATATACATAGCTGTGACTGTGATTGCGTTCTGCGTCTGGGCGTCACCCTCTTTGGTCTTCAGCAAAGCACCTAAGGGTGAATCGACGCGGGCGTTCCGTTGTGTTCTTCTCATCCCGGTCAGTGTTAACGCAAGTTATGAAATGGCACATTCAATCCTCGCGCTGATGTTGCCTTTCTTCGTTCTTTTGGTTTTGAATTTGTCGATAATGAACAAAATGAACCGGAGGAACAAATCAGTTGAAAGAATGACTGTAAGTGCTACTGATACTAAGGAAGAGCGTTCGGTGATAGTCATGGTTTTTGGAGTAACAATAGCATTCCTTGTCTTAGTCTTACCATACGTTATCCAGACCATTGTATGGCAAGTTCTCTTGGCTTATAAAGAGTTAAATCCTTACCAAATTAAACAGCGAAACTTCTCCTACACGATGGCTTCTATGTTCTACGCAACCAACTGTTCCATTAATTTCTTTCTCTATTTCATTACTTGTAGAAAGTTCAGGCAGGATTTCAAATCAGTCATTCTCTGCGAGTGTCTTTTGGCCCAAAAGGGATGA
- the LOC135488064 gene encoding uncharacterized protein LOC135488064 has translation MPLSKINVDPLFQTGPEDLRRKKEDQRHAEYYTDTTTYIAMLPLLNAMKLFGLYHGRHSRNGSACALVYSAVISFLLMTASLRMLLLFESNESFSPELFTKVAVTNWFILCMIQALSSFRVWYSKDKAPGFMTDYHKLVAHCEIKHDCFARKLRKRAVIATSLAVSIVVINTFLIAYLLATSRAMDFVLSPLQMFKGYPSWVRSLLTGLATVNLTYTSAAWVLPLAFGHCISYVVRSELNCFNNAFSNQIDRNGAFDGDLSDYRSRHQAITRLVKEADDLLGVQISCSLICGLALEIFMLYNTLWDGSIRHDSMQLLSYIYWIAGSGLCLVIIIYDGAMVNSAAHQSLSRLHDIKLQKHSNIRDLTEITIFLNKLSGPPIGLTAIGLFVIDKPTILTAIGMFLTYFVIVVQFRMPTSTGDDASANATLT, from the exons ATGCCTCTGTCAAAGATAAATGTTGACCCTCTGTTTCAAACGGGGCCAGAAGACCTGCGTCGCAAGAAAGAAGATCAGAGGCATGCGGAATACTACACGGATACGACGACATATATCGCTATGTTGCCCTTGCTCAATGCCATGAAACTGTTCGGACTTTATCACGGGAGGCACAGCCGGAACGGGAGCGCATGTGCATTGGTGTACAGCGCAGTGATCAGCTTCTTGTTAATGACAGCGTCGTTGAGGATGTTGCTACTTTTTGAATCTAATGAATCGTTTAGCCCGGAACTCTTCACGAAGGTGGCAGTAACGAACTGGTTTATCTTGTGCATGATCCAGGCTTTGTCCAGTTTTAGGGTATGGTATTCGAAAGACAAAGCACCTGGCTTCATGACAGATTATCACAAGTTGGTAGCGCACTGTGAAATCAAACACGACTGCTTTGCAAGGAAGTTACGAAAGCGTGCTGTTATTGCAACATCTTTGGCCGTTTCGATTGTCGTTATCAACACATTTCTCATTGCATATTTGTTAGCCACTTCGAGAGCGATGGATTTTGTTCTGAGCCCGTTGCAGATGTTTAAAGGATACCCAAGTTGGGTGCGGTCACTTCTTACCGGCTTGGCAACAGTAAACCTCACATACACTTCAGCAGCATGGGTTTTGCCGCTGGCGTTCGGACACTGTATCAGCTACGTGGTCAGGTCGGAATTGAACTGTTTTAACAACGCATTCAGCAATCAGATCGACAGAAATGGCGCCTTTGACGGTGATTTGTCTGATTACAGAAGTCGCCACCAGGCAATTACTAGACTTGTTAAAGAGGCTGACGATCTGTTGGGGGTGCAAATATCGTGTAGCCTTATCTGTGGTTTGGCATTGGAGATATTTATGCTTTACAATACTTTATGGGATGGAAGTATTCGTCACGACTCAATGCAGTTGTTGTCATACATCTATTGGATAGCTGGCTCAGGGCTGTGTCTTGTTATCATAATCTACGATGGCGCCATGGTCAACAGTGCA GCCCACCAAAGCCTCTCGCGGCTGCATGATATAAAGTTGCAGAAGCATTCTAACATCCGGGATCTTACTGAG ATAACCATTTTCCTGAACAAGCTATCTGGTCCACCCATTGGTTTGACCGCCATTGGCTTATTCGTCATAGACAAGCCAACTATTCTAACG GCGATCGGCATGTTCCTCACCTACTTCGTGATCGTTGTACAATTTAGGATGCCAACAAGCACAGGAGACGACGCCAGCGCAAATGCAACATTGACATAA
- the LOC135501786 gene encoding monocarboxylate transporter 13-like — protein sequence MGNGDTADDAFEEAVHLNPATKEEASDVEKEPLKTCPATKKASDFPESFPEGGYGWVVVVASFFGSFMFPLCLTYGLFHVVLVEQLGRSRGETALVGSVTYLFTAGAGPLSSFLCNLIGHRGTCILGSVLATSGYLISAFSSSFELLFFSYGCLVGTGISLQLVPTMVLVQFYFEKRRALAVAIVRTGSGVGSLVLPPIVQLLIDEYSWRGAMILLAGFALQGCVIGALLRPNAKSTMSKISNIRDRQSLSLRETIMSNLAHFKDCRFLMCSLVQFSEGVHSVIYYYLLPDRVVGFGFTSDQAAFFLFLTGVSSTITRLATGVLTNHFKLNSIVLHGCAFLLMSTCHLSFSLLSNPSYGVLVTISVVFGLGFGVTTCNLILLMLQLFGIHRMTVALGWVLLAEGIGGFIGPPIGGAIFDMTESYTYSFLLSGGFAFLACVLTIPLFVIHKYKFKQGLQRVTTKCDEFFD from the exons ATGGGTAATGGAGACACAGCGGATGATGCATTTGAGGAGGCAGTGCACCTCAACCCAGCCACCAAGGAGGAGGCATCAGACGTCGAGAAGGAACCGTTGAAAACGTGCCCCGCCACCAAGAAAGCATCGGATTTCCCCGAGTCATTCCCAGAGGGAGGATATGGATGGGTTGTCGTCGTTGCATCGTTTTTTGGTTCATTCATGTTCCCACTCTGCCTGACCTATGGTCTCTTCCACGTGGTGCTGGTGGAGCAGCTCGGAAGGAGTAGAGGAGAGACTGCTTTGGTTGGATCTGTGACGTATCTATTTACTGCAGGTGCAG GGCCTTTGTCAAGTTTCCTCTGCAACTTGATTGGGCATCGTGGCACATGTATCCTTGGTAGCGTGTTGGCTACTTCCGGTTATCTCATCAGCGCATTCTCCAGCAGCTTCGAGCTCCTCTTCTTCTCATATGGATGCCTTGTTG GGACGGGAATTTCACTCCAGTTGGTGCCTACCATGGTTCTGGTTCAGTTCTACTTCGAGAAGCGGCGAGCCCTAGCAGTAGCAATAGTCAGAACAGGGAGCGGAGTCGGTAGTCTGGTCCTACCGCCGATCGTTCAGCTCCTCATTGATGAATACTCGTGGAGAGGAGCTATGATTCTCCTCGCGGGGTTCGCCCTGCAGGGGTGTGTCATTGGGGCCCTCTTGCGACCAAATGCGAAGTCAACTATgagtaaaatatcaaatatcagagATCGCCAGAGTCTTTCTTTGAGAGAAACTATTATGTCAAATCTTGCTCATTTTAAGGACTGTCGATTTCTAATGTGTTCATTAGTGCAATTCTCGGAGGGAGTACACTCagttatttattattatttactACCAGACCGAGTGGTCGGATTTGGATTCACGTCCGACCAGGCTGCTTTTTTCTTGTTTCTGACGGGAGTAAGCTCCACGATTACTCGTCTGGCGACTGGTGTTCTTACAAACCATTTCAAGTTAAATTCGATAGTTCTGCACGGTTGCGCCTTTCTACTCATGTCGACTTGTCATTTGTCATTTAGTCTGTTAAGCAATCCTAGCTATGGAGTATTGGTGAcgatatctgttgtatttggattgGGGTTTGGTGTTACAACCTGCAATTTGATACTTCTCATGCTGCAACTGTTTGGGATTCACCGGATGACAGTCGCATTGGGTTGGGTGCTGCTTGCAGAAGGTATCGGCGGTTTCATTGGACCGCCAATAGGAGGCGCAATTTTTGACATGACGGAAAGTTACACATATTCGTTTCTTTTATCAGGGGGGTTTGCATTTTTGGCTTGTGTATTAACCATTCCTTTGTTTGTGATACATAAATACAAGTTTAAGCAGGGACTACAACGAGTTACTACTAAATGTGATGAATTTTTCGATTAA
- the LOC135493865 gene encoding monocarboxylate transporter 13-like — protein MVIGDKDGNALEATTRFHPVTNEVNAEKEPLKTCPATKNASDFPESFHEGRYGWVVVVASFFGQFMFPLCLSTYGLFHVVLVEQLGRSRGETALVGSVTYLFTAGAGPLSSFLCNLIGHRCTCILGSVLAAAGYLISAFSSSFELLFFSYGCLIGTGICLQLVPTMVLVQFYFEKRRALAISIVRTGSGVGSLVLPPIVQLLIDEYSWRGAMILLAGFALQGCVIGALLRPNAKLNVSKSNRQRRSFAENVISTFDFFKDSRLLIWLFVQFSEGLHAVMFFYLLPDRVIGFGFTADQAAFLLFLTGISSTLLRLVTGVLTNRFHLSSIVQYGCAFLLMSTSHFVLMLSSLSYGVLVVMSLVFGVGSGIGTCNLTLLMLQLFGIHRATIALGWVMLAEGIGGFIGPPVGGAIFDMTGSYTHSFLLSGAFAVAASAFTIPVFIIHRYKFKTTNSYQLDEQSR, from the exons ATGGTCATTGGAGACAAAGATGGTAATGCACTTGAGGCGACAACTCGCTTCCACCCGGTCACGAACGAAGTAAACGCCGAGAAGGAACCGTTGAAAACATGCCCCGCCACCAAGAACGCATCGGATTTCCCGGAGTCATTCCATGAGGGTCGATATGGATGGGTTGTCGTCGTTGCGTCGTTTTTTGGTCAGTTCATGTTCCCACTCTGCCTGTCGACCTATGGTCTCTTCCACGTGGTGCTGGTGGAGCAGCTCGGAAGGAGTAGAGGAGAGACTGCTTTGGTTGGATCTGTGACGTATCTATTTACTGCAGGTGCAG GGCCTTTGTCAAGTTTCCTCTGCAACTTGATTGGGCATCGTTGCACATGTATCCTTGGTAGCGTGCTGGCTGCTGCCGGTTATCTCATTAGCGCATTCTCCAGCAGTTTCGAGCTCCTTTTCTTCTCATATGGATGCCTTATTG GTACAGGTATATGTCTGCAGCTTGTCCCAACCATGGTGCTAGTTCAGTTTTATTTCGAAAAGCGGCGAGCTTTAGCAATATCAATTGTCAGAACAGGGAGCGGAGTCGGTAGTCTGGTCCTACCGCCGATCGTTCAGCTCCTCATTGATGAATACTCGTGGAGAGGAGCTATGATTCTCCTCGCGGGGTTCGCCCTGCAGGGGTGTGTCATTGGCGCCCTTTTACGACCAAATGCTAAATTAAACGTCAGTAAAAGCAATCGACAACGAAGATCTTTTGCTGAAAATGTGATATCAACATTTGATTTTTTCAAGGACAGTCGTTTACTAATATGGTTATTCGTGCAATTCTCGGAGGGCTTACACGCCGTTATGTTTTTTTACTTATTGCCAGATAGAGTCATTGGATTCGGATTCACCGCCGACCAGGCTGCTTTTCTCCTCTTTCTAACGGGGATAAGTTCGACACTTCTCCGCCTGGTCACTGGTGTTTTAACAAATCGCTTTCACCTCAGTTCCATAGTTCAGTACGGTTGTGCTTTCCTACTAATGTCAACTTCTCATTTTGTATTAATGTTGAGCAGTCTGAGTTATGGTGTCTTGGTGGTGATGTCTTTGGTGTTTGGAGTGGGGTCGGGCATCGGTACCTGCAATCTTACACTCCTCATGCTGCAGCTGTTCGGAATACATCGGGCGACTATCGCCTTGGGTTGGGTGATGTTAGCGGAGGGTATAGGGGGCTTCATTGGACCACCAGTAGGGGGCGCAATATTTGACATGACCGGGAGTTACACACATTCGTTTCTTTTATCAGGAGCGTTTGCTGTTGCGGCTAGTGCATTTACGATTCCAGTTTTCATAATTCATAGATACAAGTTTAAAACGACAAATAGTTACCAACTTGACGAACAATCCAGATAA
- the LOC135493874 gene encoding monocarboxylate transporter 13-like: MVIGDKDGNALEATTRFHPVDEVNAEKELLKTCPATKNASDFPESFHEGGYGWVVVVASFFGQFMFPLCLTYGLFHVVLVEQLGRSRGETALVGSVTYLFTAGAGPLSSFLCNLIGHRCTCILGSVLATAGYLISAFSSSFELLFFSYGCIIGTGICLQHVPTMVLVQFYFEKRRALAISIVRTGTGVGSLVLPPIVQLLIDEYSWRGAMILLAGFALQGCVIGALLRPNAKLNVSKSNRQRRSFAENVISTFDFFKDSRLLIWLFVQFSEGLHAIMFFYLLPDRVIGFGFTADQAAFLLFLTGISSTLLRLVTGVLTNRFHLSSIVQYGCAFLLMSTSHFVLMLSSPSYGVLVVMSLVFGVGSGIGTCNLTLLMLQLFGIHRATIALGWVMLAEGIGGFIGPPVGGAIFDMTGSYTYSFLLSGAFAVAASAFTIPVFIIHRYKFKTTNSYQLDEQSR; this comes from the exons ATGGTCATTGGAGACAAAGATGGTAATGCACTTGAGGCGACAACTCGCTTCCACCCGGTCGACGAAGTAAACGCCGAGAAGGAACTTTTGAAAACGTGTCCCGCCACCAAGAACGCATCGGATTTCCCCGAGTCATTCCATGAGGGTGGATATGGATGGGTTGTCGTCGTTGCGTCGTTTTTTGGTCAGTTCATGTTCCCACTCTGCCTGACCTATGGTCTCTTTCACGTGGTGCTGGTGGAGCAGCTCGGAAGGAGTAGAGGAGAGACTGCTTTGGTTGGATCTGTGACGTATCTATTTACTGCAGGTGCAG GGCCTTTGTCAAGTTTCCTCTGCAACTTGATTGGGCATCGTTGCACATGTATCCTTGGTAGCGTGCTGGCTACTGCCGGTTATCTCATTAGCGCATTCTCCAGCAGCTTCGAGCTCCTTTTCTTCTCATATGGATGCATTATTG GTACAGGTATATGTCTGCAGCATGTCCCAACCATGGTGCTAGTTCAGTTTTATTTCGAAAAGCGGCGAGCTTTAGCAATATCAATTGTCAGAACAGGGACCGGAGTCGGTAGTCTGGTCCTACCGCCGATCGTTCAGCTCCTCATTGATGAATATTCGTGGAGAGGAGCCATGATTCTCCTCGCGGGGTTCGCCCTGCAGGGGTGTGTCATTGGCGCCCTTTTACGACCAAATGCTAAATTAAACGTCAGTAAAAGCAATCGACAACGAAGATCTTTTGCTGAAAATGTGATATCAACATTTGATTTTTTCAAGGACAGTCGTTTACTAATATGGTTATTCGTGCAATTCTCGGAGGGCTTACACGCCATTATGTTTTTTTACTTATTGCCAGATAGAGTCATTGGATTCGGATTCACCGCCGACCAGGCTGCTTTTCTCCTCTTTCTAACGGGGATAAGTTCGACACTTCTCCGCCTGGTCACTGGTGTTTTAACAAATCGCTTTCACCTCAGTTCCATAGTTCAGTACGGTTGTGCTTTCCTACTAATGTCAACTTCTCATTTTGTATTAATGTTGAGCAGTCCGAGTTATGGTGTCTTGGTGGTGATGTCTTTGGTGTTTGGAGTGGGGTCGGGCATCGGTACCTGCAATCTTACACTCCTCATGCTGCAGCTGTTCGGAATACATCGGGCGACTATCGCCTTGGGTTGGGTGATGTTAGCGGAGGGTATAGGGGGCTTCATTGGACCACCAGTAGGGGGCGCAATATTTGACATGACCGGGAGTTACACATATTCGTTTCTTTTATCAGGAGCGTTTGCTGTTGCGGCTAGTGCATTTACGATTCCAGTTTTCATAATTCATAGATACAAGTTTAAAACGACAAATAGTTACCAACTTGACGAACAATCCAGATAA